A single genomic interval of Perca fluviatilis chromosome 19, GENO_Pfluv_1.0, whole genome shotgun sequence harbors:
- the LOC120548359 gene encoding inhibitor of nuclear factor kappa-B kinase subunit alpha-like isoform X2 → MTYLCWPWSTAQEETFARYQVLNKPENCCGLKESEVLSLLSDIGSGIQYLHENKIIHRDLKPENIVLQEVGGKLVHKIIDLGYAKDLDQGSLCTSFVGTLQYLAPELFESKPYTVTVDYWSFGTVIFECTCGFRPFLHHMQPVQWTSKVKNKGPKDIMAVEDMNGEVRFSPHLPYPNNLSRPLLEPVECLLQVLLLWDAATRGGGLDPDTNKPHCYTALQNILNMKVIHVLDMTSAQLHSLVLGAEESLHSLQLRLETHTQTHISPLSQELLLETGISLDPRRLPTHCLPEGLRGWDSSIVFLFDKSLTKYSGPLTARPLPDSVNFIVRETKTQLPLSALRKVWGEAVSYICGLKEDYIRLYQGHRAAMLSLLRYNTNLTRYKNLLFSQSQQLRAKLAFFKTSIQHDLEQYTKQRHIGISSEKMLKTWQENEDKADGFTKIADVGYLDEEIVALHSEIVELQRSPFARRQGDVMEQLEEKAIDLFKQLKAKCKSPDPPHGYSDSSDMVKMIVQTVQNQDRVLKDLYTHLSTILVCKRRIVDLFPKLERAVENIKTAEAAVMQMQMKRQKEFWYLLKIACAQSNSPSQSLMQQSTDSETVHQLLNENQRYLSQLTSLLQDATQEMEHSVMDQDWSWTQYGAVQAQPEKL, encoded by the exons ATGACTTACCTCTGTTGGCCATGGAGTACTGCTCAAGAGGAGACCTTCGCAAGGTATCAG GTGTTGAATAAACCAGAAAACTGTTGTGGGCTAAAGGAGAGTGAAGTCCTTTCGCTGCTCAGTGACATTG GTTCTGGTATCCAATATCTACATGAAAATAAGATCATTCACAGAGACCTGAAGCCAGAGAACATAGTTCTGCAGGAGGTTGGTGGGAAG CTTGTCCATAAAATCATAGATCTGGGTTATGCAAAAGACCTAGATCAGGGCAGTCTCTGTACATCCTTTGTTGGAACTCTCCAGTATCTG GCTCCGGAGCTGTTTGAGAGTAAACCCTACACTGTAACTGTGGACTACTGGAGCTTTGGGACAGTGATCTTTGAATGCACTTGTGGCTTTCGCCCCTTTTTACATCACATGCAGCCTGTACAGTG GACAAGTAAAGTCAAGAACAAAGGTCCCAAAGACATCATGGCAGTAGAGGACATGAATGGAGAAGTCCGATTCTCCCCACATCTCCCATATCCCAATAATCTCAGCAG ACCGTTGCTGGAACCAGTCGAGTGTCTTCTGCAGGTGTTGTTACTGTGGGATGCTGCAACGCGTGGTGGTGGGCTGGATCCTGACACAAACAAACCGCATTGCTACACAGCTCTACAGAATATTCTCAACATGAAG GTGATTCATGTGTTGGACATGACGTCAGCACAGCTGCACTCTTTGGTTTTGGGTGCTGAGGAGAGTTTACACTCCCTGCAGCTTCGTctggagacacacactcagacgcACATCTCCCCGCTGAGTCaagagctgctgctggagacGGGAATCTCCCTCGACCCTCGCAGACTGCCCACACACTGTCTGCCAGAGGGATTg CGAGGTTGGGACAGCTCCATAGTTTTCCTGTTTGATAAGAGCCTGACCAAGTACTCAGGACCGCTGACTGCCAGACCTCTGCCAGACAGTGTCAACTTTATAG TCAGGGAGACTAAGACACAGCTCCCACTCTCTGCACTGAGAAAAGTGTGGGGGGAAGCCGTCAGCTACATCTGCGGACTGAAAGAGGACTACATTCGCCTGTACCAGGGACATAGGGCTGCCAT GCTGAGCCTGCTGCGCTACAACACCAACCTAACACGGTACAAGAACCTGCTGTTCTCCCAGTCGCAGCAGCTCCGAGCCAAACTGGCTTTTTTTAAGACCAGCATCCAGCACGACCTTGAGCAGTACACCAAGCAGAGGCACATCGGCATCT CTTcagaaaaaatgttgaagacctgGCAGGAAAATGAAGATAAAGCCGACGGGTTTACAAAG ATTGCAGATGTGGGGTATCTGGATGAAGAGATAGTGGCTCTACATTCTGAGATCGTGGAATTGCAGAGGAGTCCATTTGCGAGGAGACAGGGGGATGTAATGGAACAGCT CGAGGAAAAGGCTATTGACCTCTTCAAGCAACTGAAAGCTAAATGCAAAA GTCCTGACCCTCCACATGGCTACAGTGACAGCTCGGACATGGTGAAGATGATAGTCCAAACAGTTCAGAACCAGGACAGAGTGCTGAAAGACTTGTACACTCACCTTAG TACAATTCTGGTGTGTAAGCGACGCATCGTTGATTTGTTCCCTAAGTTGGAGAGGGCTGTAGAGAACATAAAAACTGCAGAGGCTGCAGTGATGCAGATGCAaatgaagagacagaaagagttCTGGTACCTCCTCAAGATTGCCTGT GCCCAGAGCAATTCTCCATCACAGTCACTTATGCAACAATCCACTGACAG tGAAACTGTTCATCAGTTACTGAATGAGAATCAGCGTTATCTAAGTCAACTAACTTCTCTGTTGCAAGACGCCACCCAGGAGATGGAGCACAGTGTCATG GATCAGGACTGGAGCTGGACTCAGTACGGAGCAGTGCAAGCCCAACCTGAGAAGCTGTAG
- the LOC120548359 gene encoding inhibitor of nuclear factor kappa-B kinase subunit alpha-like isoform X1, with product MERSALKQSQLCGSWEMKEKLGTGGFGHVYLYQHLELGEKIAVKLCRLELNSKNKDRWGREIQIMKKLNHVNVVQAREVPEELSSIALNDLPLLAMEYCSRGDLRKVLNKPENCCGLKESEVLSLLSDIGSGIQYLHENKIIHRDLKPENIVLQEVGGKLVHKIIDLGYAKDLDQGSLCTSFVGTLQYLAPELFESKPYTVTVDYWSFGTVIFECTCGFRPFLHHMQPVQWTSKVKNKGPKDIMAVEDMNGEVRFSPHLPYPNNLSRPLLEPVECLLQVLLLWDAATRGGGLDPDTNKPHCYTALQNILNMKVIHVLDMTSAQLHSLVLGAEESLHSLQLRLETHTQTHISPLSQELLLETGISLDPRRLPTHCLPEGLRGWDSSIVFLFDKSLTKYSGPLTARPLPDSVNFIVRETKTQLPLSALRKVWGEAVSYICGLKEDYIRLYQGHRAAMLSLLRYNTNLTRYKNLLFSQSQQLRAKLAFFKTSIQHDLEQYTKQRHIGISSEKMLKTWQENEDKADGFTKIADVGYLDEEIVALHSEIVELQRSPFARRQGDVMEQLEEKAIDLFKQLKAKCKSPDPPHGYSDSSDMVKMIVQTVQNQDRVLKDLYTHLSTILVCKRRIVDLFPKLERAVENIKTAEAAVMQMQMKRQKEFWYLLKIACAQSNSPSQSLMQQSTDSETVHQLLNENQRYLSQLTSLLQDATQEMEHSVMDQDWSWTQYGAVQAQPEKL from the exons ATGGAGCGGTCTGCACTTAAACAGAGCCAGCTGTGCGGCTCCTGGGAGATGAAGGAGAAACTTGGGACAGGAGGCTTTGGGCATGTCTACCTGTACCAGCACCTT GAGTTGGGAGAGAAGATTGCGGTGAAACTTTGCCGCTTGGAGCTGAACTCCAAGAACAAAGACCGCTGGGGCAGAGAGATTCAGATCATGAAGAA GCTCAATCATGTGAATGTTGTTCAGGCCAGAGAAGTTCCAGAAGAGTTGAGCTCCATTGCTTTAAATGACTTACCTCTGTTGGCCATGGAGTACTGCTCAAGAGGAGACCTTCGCAAG GTGTTGAATAAACCAGAAAACTGTTGTGGGCTAAAGGAGAGTGAAGTCCTTTCGCTGCTCAGTGACATTG GTTCTGGTATCCAATATCTACATGAAAATAAGATCATTCACAGAGACCTGAAGCCAGAGAACATAGTTCTGCAGGAGGTTGGTGGGAAG CTTGTCCATAAAATCATAGATCTGGGTTATGCAAAAGACCTAGATCAGGGCAGTCTCTGTACATCCTTTGTTGGAACTCTCCAGTATCTG GCTCCGGAGCTGTTTGAGAGTAAACCCTACACTGTAACTGTGGACTACTGGAGCTTTGGGACAGTGATCTTTGAATGCACTTGTGGCTTTCGCCCCTTTTTACATCACATGCAGCCTGTACAGTG GACAAGTAAAGTCAAGAACAAAGGTCCCAAAGACATCATGGCAGTAGAGGACATGAATGGAGAAGTCCGATTCTCCCCACATCTCCCATATCCCAATAATCTCAGCAG ACCGTTGCTGGAACCAGTCGAGTGTCTTCTGCAGGTGTTGTTACTGTGGGATGCTGCAACGCGTGGTGGTGGGCTGGATCCTGACACAAACAAACCGCATTGCTACACAGCTCTACAGAATATTCTCAACATGAAG GTGATTCATGTGTTGGACATGACGTCAGCACAGCTGCACTCTTTGGTTTTGGGTGCTGAGGAGAGTTTACACTCCCTGCAGCTTCGTctggagacacacactcagacgcACATCTCCCCGCTGAGTCaagagctgctgctggagacGGGAATCTCCCTCGACCCTCGCAGACTGCCCACACACTGTCTGCCAGAGGGATTg CGAGGTTGGGACAGCTCCATAGTTTTCCTGTTTGATAAGAGCCTGACCAAGTACTCAGGACCGCTGACTGCCAGACCTCTGCCAGACAGTGTCAACTTTATAG TCAGGGAGACTAAGACACAGCTCCCACTCTCTGCACTGAGAAAAGTGTGGGGGGAAGCCGTCAGCTACATCTGCGGACTGAAAGAGGACTACATTCGCCTGTACCAGGGACATAGGGCTGCCAT GCTGAGCCTGCTGCGCTACAACACCAACCTAACACGGTACAAGAACCTGCTGTTCTCCCAGTCGCAGCAGCTCCGAGCCAAACTGGCTTTTTTTAAGACCAGCATCCAGCACGACCTTGAGCAGTACACCAAGCAGAGGCACATCGGCATCT CTTcagaaaaaatgttgaagacctgGCAGGAAAATGAAGATAAAGCCGACGGGTTTACAAAG ATTGCAGATGTGGGGTATCTGGATGAAGAGATAGTGGCTCTACATTCTGAGATCGTGGAATTGCAGAGGAGTCCATTTGCGAGGAGACAGGGGGATGTAATGGAACAGCT CGAGGAAAAGGCTATTGACCTCTTCAAGCAACTGAAAGCTAAATGCAAAA GTCCTGACCCTCCACATGGCTACAGTGACAGCTCGGACATGGTGAAGATGATAGTCCAAACAGTTCAGAACCAGGACAGAGTGCTGAAAGACTTGTACACTCACCTTAG TACAATTCTGGTGTGTAAGCGACGCATCGTTGATTTGTTCCCTAAGTTGGAGAGGGCTGTAGAGAACATAAAAACTGCAGAGGCTGCAGTGATGCAGATGCAaatgaagagacagaaagagttCTGGTACCTCCTCAAGATTGCCTGT GCCCAGAGCAATTCTCCATCACAGTCACTTATGCAACAATCCACTGACAG tGAAACTGTTCATCAGTTACTGAATGAGAATCAGCGTTATCTAAGTCAACTAACTTCTCTGTTGCAAGACGCCACCCAGGAGATGGAGCACAGTGTCATG GATCAGGACTGGAGCTGGACTCAGTACGGAGCAGTGCAAGCCCAACCTGAGAAGCTGTAG
- the plaua gene encoding plasminogen activator, urokinase a, protein MNLLVILAILAAISVDVAFSRRWSPKSWGINREMCRSGDGSSYRGFVSESAKGNTCLYWNKFKIPSGSSKGLGNHNYCRNPDQHLMPWCRVRKGRKIVREFCNIPRCSTPTVKPPPAVDTELTCGERSERRMHKIVGGSFTPIESHPWVAALFHQDKRFLCGGSLIAPCWVLTAAHCFPDGKETNIKRLSVYLGKTAINDTDADREQGVTVEKLIIHQKYNESNLNNDIALLKIKSSNGGCAVRSASARTVCLPPSHTQLPAGFQCSVAGFGMERFAAWHYSQYLKQAEVKLLSKTECTSESYYGDLITENMFCAGSPDWSTDACKGDSGGPLVCEVSGRMFLFGVVSWGEGCALRNKPGVYTQVTNYNKWIADKTRLSKYTKGVMFPLK, encoded by the exons ATGAACCTGTTAGTCATCCTCGCCATCCTTGCAGCTATCAGCGTTGATGTG GCTTTTTCACGAAGATGGTCACCTAAATCCTGGGGCATTAACAGGG AGATGTGTCGGTCTGGGGATGGGAGCAGTTACAGGGGATTTGTTTCTGAGTCGGCAAAAGGTAACACATGTCTCTACTGGAACAAGTTTAAAATCCCTTCAGGATCTTCAAAGGGACTTGGCAACCACAATTACTGCAG AAATCCTGACCAGCACTTGATGCCGTGGTGCCGTGTCCGAAAAGGAAGGAAGATCGTGAGAGAATTCTGCAACATTCCCAGAT GTTCGACACCAACAGTAAAACCTCCACCGGCTGTGGATACAG AGCTGACATGTGGCGAGAGGTCTGAGCGGAGGATGCATAAAATTGTGGGTGGTTCTTTCACACCCATAGAGTCGCACCCATGGGTCGCTGCTCTCTTTCATCAGGACAAACGTTTCCTCTGTGGTGGCTCTCTCATCGCGCCATGCTGGGTTCTCACGGCTGCACACTGCTTCCCTGATGG tAAGGAGACAAACATCAAGCGTTTGTCTGTATACCTGGGAAAAACTGCCATCAATGACACAGATGCTGACAGGGAGCAGGGAGTCACTGTGGAAAAACTGATCATCCACCAAAAATACAATGAGTCCAACTTAAACAATGACATAG CACTGTTGAAGATCAAAAGCAGCAATGGAGGATGTGCAGTGAGGTCAGCGTCTGCCCGGACAGTGTGTCTTCCTCCATCTCACACTCAGCTTCCTGCAGGATTTCAGTGCAGCGTCGCAGGATTTGGGATGGAGAGATTCG CGGCGTGGCATTACTCACAGTACCTGAAGCAGGCCGAGGTGAAACTGCTCTCCAAGACGGAATGTACAAGTGAATCGTACTATGGAGATCTCATCACAGAGAACATGTTCTGTGCTGGGAGCCCTGACTGGAGCACAGATGCCTGCAAG GGTGACTCTGGCGGTCCGTTGGTGTGTGAAGTGTCAGGTCGGATGTTTCTGTTCGGGGTGGTGAGCTGGGGTGAGGGCTGCGCCCTTAGGAACAAACCAGGGGTTTACACACAAGTCACCAACTACAACAAGTGGATCGCAGATAAAACGAGGCTCTCCAAATACACCAAAGGAGTCATGTTTCCCCTGAAATGA